One segment of Sulfurovum xiamenensis DNA contains the following:
- a CDS encoding group III truncated hemoglobin codes for MCVYRWFVEKGSRIELQNSITRENLRILMTLFYKKAIEDEILAPFFIDEIGDDLSSEDWFEHIDLLADFWLAKMLGENTYYGNFVGAHVKMPHLKRETFTRWLELFGTTADEVYVAEIADVFKKKGEQFSRQFLNTKKKI; via the coding sequence ATGTGTGTTTACAGATGGTTTGTAGAGAAAGGATCAAGAATAGAACTTCAAAACAGTATTACTAGAGAGAACCTTAGAATCTTGATGACCCTGTTTTATAAAAAAGCGATAGAGGATGAAATACTAGCGCCTTTTTTCATCGATGAGATCGGCGATGATCTAAGCAGTGAGGATTGGTTTGAACATATAGATCTTTTAGCAGATTTCTGGTTGGCTAAAATGCTGGGGGAAAATACCTATTATGGAAACTTTGTAGGTGCCCATGTAAAGATGCCTCATTTAAAAAGAGAAACGTTTACCAGGTGGCTAGAGCTTTTTGGAACAACGGCTGATGAAGTCTATGTAGCTGAGATCGCTGATGTTTTCAAGAAAAAAGGGGAGCAGTTCTCCAGACAGTTCCTCAACACCAAGAAAAAGATCTAA
- a CDS encoding ATP-dependent Clp protease adaptor ClpS, with protein MPVTIKKPKTLKAYLKTEFDTPKICLVSIINDKHVSWEFCMRMLKEVFHKDLEEAEAIAHEIVTNGEGFCGGYMFEIAQTKAEMIEEKAKKEGFSLVCLIEEV; from the coding sequence ATGCCAGTAACGATTAAAAAACCCAAAACACTCAAAGCTTACTTGAAAACAGAGTTCGATACACCTAAGATCTGCCTTGTTTCAATCATCAATGATAAGCATGTTTCATGGGAATTCTGTATGAGAATGCTCAAAGAAGTGTTTCATAAAGATCTGGAAGAGGCAGAAGCCATTGCCCATGAGATCGTAACCAATGGTGAGGGTTTTTGTGGCGGGTATATGTTTGAAATAGCCCAGACTAAAGCAGAGATGATCGAAGAAAAAGCGAAAAAAGAGGGTTTTTCTCTTGTATGCCTGATTGAGGAAGTATAA
- a CDS encoding hemerythrin family protein, with amino-acid sequence MLIQQQDVQQVANAMMNMLHEDEMEVINNFYDAVKAKDVDKVDELFPGFLAEIETHFKTEEDMMEQSAYSDMQMHKSDHDLIRKKLEKFHKRWEVLKGPKELQGFLEKDFKKWYTQHITKWDAQTAPNIG; translated from the coding sequence ATGCTAATTCAACAACAAGATGTACAACAAGTGGCAAATGCTATGATGAATATGCTGCATGAAGATGAGATGGAAGTGATCAACAACTTTTATGATGCTGTGAAAGCCAAAGATGTAGATAAAGTTGACGAACTCTTCCCGGGATTCTTGGCTGAAATCGAGACCCACTTTAAAACAGAAGAGGATATGATGGAACAGAGTGCCTACTCCGATATGCAGATGCACAAAAGTGACCATGATCTCATACGAAAAAAATTAGAAAAGTTTCATAAAAGATGGGAAGTCCTAAAAGGTCCAAAAGAACTACAGGGCTTTTTAGAAAAAGATTTTAAAAAGTGGTATACACAACATATTACGAAATGGGATGCACAGACTGCTCCGAACATCGGCTAA
- a CDS encoding AAA family ATPase has translation MTETEALVKANIEKYKKLDKGEWDDEALQEAQNNIEFVKQFKEVLSKELFGQEQAINVVANSMKTTVKDQKGPKATYLFLGPPATGKTFLAELMAEHIPKYKIMKFDMTQYHQQNGGELYGYPAGWKGYGVGQLTGFVHRNPKAVIVLDSFEKCDNVIQNNLFSIFEGGKMRDACGWDKITDEPCNEDPDIIYNDENANYMVDFTEAIFIITTSVGKELYQDYRFQDLVEKDYVQAESMILEAIKREKKRESRSGGVQEAIVPELVSRFSKAHIVLFNKLEYDAFEKISKRVFLGYKDEFNDQYKIEFVVGKNFDNFLKIQMLNFAPELDARRLKEKVSTYFFNRITQFMQDSDKPIMYFKQIKVSLSKESVAYLKERVTPLIENETLVRELFRKNTTLDINDTITEKNGIITYKVNSCKFSQVVRIKDFSEDGLVFDIPNVSFHDIAGHHKAKQRLGEVINFFKEPKLLESFNIAPPKGMLLYGPPGTGKTMLAKAFAKEAELPFISTTGLELLQPEKTKSIFTRAKAYAPAIIFIDEIDTIGRRDAENGREVPINKLLSEMDGFSGRKGEDIFVIAATNYKENIDPAIIRPGRVEIHIEINNLDKDARQYFLDKVINEKPTSGTFDMKKLLMYTTGFTGSQLEMLGKEASYYCLRHGLPAITQDILIEQINTIKYGERQSYLSLEQMFEETAVYEAGRAVISKVLMPHIHIEHVSITPKDNNEHFISHNYSDVQENMTVKDFKDKICVSLAGRAAQIKQFGDIEGMDSGASNDLQQATRDAYVAIAHYGMDKEVGYININGVMDAQQKSVAHKDTEHYHEKIDSALERWMTEGQETVTDLVNEHWSTIEKLSKILLKKEIIYADELDEIVAS, from the coding sequence GGCAACCTATCTTTTTTTAGGACCTCCGGCTACCGGTAAGACCTTCCTTGCAGAACTGATGGCAGAACATATACCTAAGTATAAGATCATGAAGTTCGATATGACACAGTACCATCAGCAAAACGGTGGAGAGTTGTATGGTTATCCTGCCGGGTGGAAAGGGTATGGCGTCGGTCAACTCACAGGCTTCGTACATAGAAATCCTAAGGCTGTCATCGTACTTGATTCTTTTGAAAAGTGTGACAATGTCATCCAGAATAACCTTTTTTCCATCTTTGAAGGTGGTAAGATGCGTGATGCATGTGGTTGGGATAAGATCACAGATGAGCCGTGTAATGAAGATCCTGATATCATCTACAACGATGAAAATGCAAACTATATGGTGGATTTTACAGAGGCCATTTTTATCATTACGACGAGTGTCGGTAAAGAGCTTTATCAAGATTACAGATTTCAAGATCTAGTTGAAAAAGACTATGTACAAGCTGAATCAATGATCCTTGAGGCTATAAAGAGAGAAAAGAAGAGAGAAAGCAGAAGCGGTGGTGTCCAAGAAGCCATTGTCCCTGAGCTCGTTTCGAGATTCTCTAAGGCACACATTGTTCTGTTTAACAAGCTTGAGTATGATGCCTTTGAGAAAATATCCAAAAGAGTCTTCCTGGGCTATAAAGATGAGTTCAATGATCAATATAAGATCGAGTTTGTTGTAGGTAAGAATTTTGATAACTTTTTGAAAATACAGATGCTTAATTTTGCTCCAGAACTGGATGCAAGACGTCTTAAAGAGAAGGTAAGTACTTACTTTTTTAATAGAATCACTCAATTCATGCAAGATTCAGACAAACCTATCATGTATTTCAAGCAGATCAAGGTATCTCTCTCTAAAGAGTCTGTAGCATATTTAAAAGAACGGGTAACACCGCTTATTGAAAATGAGACCCTTGTAAGAGAACTCTTTAGAAAAAACACTACTCTTGATATCAATGATACGATCACTGAGAAGAATGGCATCATTACCTATAAAGTCAATTCATGTAAGTTTTCACAGGTAGTGAGGATCAAGGATTTTAGCGAAGATGGTTTGGTCTTTGACATTCCTAATGTTTCTTTTCATGATATTGCAGGCCACCATAAGGCAAAGCAGAGACTAGGTGAGGTCATTAACTTTTTTAAAGAGCCAAAACTTTTGGAAAGTTTTAATATCGCACCGCCAAAAGGTATGCTTTTGTATGGACCTCCGGGTACAGGAAAGACGATGCTGGCAAAGGCTTTTGCCAAAGAGGCGGAACTCCCTTTTATCTCGACTACGGGATTGGAGCTGCTCCAGCCTGAAAAGACAAAGTCGATCTTTACCAGGGCAAAAGCGTATGCACCTGCTATCATCTTTATTGACGAGATCGATACTATCGGAAGACGTGATGCAGAAAACGGTAGGGAAGTACCTATCAATAAACTCTTGTCAGAGATGGATGGTTTTTCAGGGAGAAAAGGTGAAGATATCTTTGTGATCGCTGCAACTAACTACAAAGAAAACATCGATCCAGCTATTATCCGGCCGGGAAGGGTAGAGATCCATATAGAGATCAACAATCTTGATAAAGATGCAAGGCAGTACTTTTTGGATAAAGTGATCAATGAAAAGCCTACAAGCGGTACATTTGATATGAAAAAACTGCTGATGTATACCACAGGATTTACAGGTTCCCAACTTGAAATGCTAGGAAAAGAAGCCTCATACTACTGTTTGCGTCATGGATTGCCTGCGATCACCCAGGATATCCTCATTGAGCAGATCAATACGATCAAATATGGAGAGAGACAGTCTTACCTCTCTCTTGAACAGATGTTTGAAGAGACAGCGGTCTATGAAGCGGGACGTGCGGTCATTTCCAAGGTCTTAATGCCTCATATTCATATAGAACATGTAAGCATTACACCTAAAGACAATAATGAACATTTCATTTCACATAACTACAGTGATGTGCAAGAGAATATGACGGTTAAAGATTTTAAAGACAAAATATGTGTCTCATTGGCGGGAAGAGCAGCCCAGATCAAACAGTTCGGTGATATAGAAGGCATGGACTCTGGTGCTTCAAATGACCTACAGCAGGCCACACGTGATGCTTACGTGGCTATCGCACATTATGGAATGGATAAAGAGGTTGGGTATATCAATATCAATGGTGTGATGGATGCACAACAAAAATCTGTTGCGCATAAAGATACAGAACACTATCATGAGAAAATAGACTCTGCTCTTGAACGCTGGATGACTGAAGGTCAAGAGACAGTGACTGATTTGGTCAATGAACATTGGAGTACTATAGAGAAACTCTCTAAAATACTTCTTAAAAAAGAGATCATCTATGCAGATGAATTGGATGAGATCGTAGCGAGTTAA